The following are encoded together in the Glycine max cultivar Williams 82 chromosome 8, Glycine_max_v4.0, whole genome shotgun sequence genome:
- the LOC100792053 gene encoding aspartate aminotransferase superfamily protein isoform X1: protein MVGSVDVLAHDSSINGTMKQWPEDFSSMTIMRDHVTLTIGENGIGNGVVQNGTENGERKIVLGRNIHTTCLEVTEPDIDDEVTGEREAYMAGVLAKYKKSLTERTNYHLGYPYNLNFDYDALSQLQHFSINNLGDPFIESNYGVHSRQFEVGVLDWFARLWELEKDEYWGYITNCGTEGNLHGILVGREVFPDGILYASQESHYSVFKAARMYRMECVKINTLWSGEIDCDDFKAKLLCHKDKPAIVNVNIGTTVKGAVDDLDLVIKKLEEAGFSQDRFYIHCDGALFGLMLPFVKRAPKISFKKPIGSVSVSGHKFVGCPMPCGVQITRLEHVNALSRNVEYLASRDATIMGSRNGHAPIFLWYSLNMKGYRGFQKEVQKCLRNAHYFKDRLVDAGIGAMLNELSSTVVFERPHDEGFVHKWQLACQGNVAHVVVMPNVTIEKLDDFLNELVQKRAVWFRDGNCQPYCIASDVGQENCLCALHR from the exons ATGGTAGGAAGTGTTGATGTTCTAGCTCATGATTCCAGCATTAATGGAACAATGAAACAGTGGCCTGAAGATTTCAGTTCCATGACGATTATGAGAGATCATGTGACACTCACAATTGGAGAGAATGGCATTGGCAATGGGGTTGTTCAGAATGGTACAGAAAATGGAGAAAGAAAGATAGTGCTTGGAAGAAATATTCACACCACGTGCCTTGAAGTCACTGAGCCTGATATAGATGATGAGGTTACTGGGGAAAGGGAAGCTTATATGGCAGGCGTGTTGGCTAAATACAAAAAATCTCTGACTGAAAGGACCAACTATCATTTAG GATACccctataatttgaattttgactaTGATGCACTCTCTCAGCTTCAGCATTTTTCCATCAACAACCTGGGGGATCCCTTCATTGAAAGCAATTATGGTGTCCACTCTAGGCAGTTTGAGGTTGGTGTTTTGGACTGGTTCGCGCGGTTGTGGGAACTCGAGAAAGATGAGTATTGGGGCTATATAACAAACTGTGGCACAGAAGGCAATCTCCATGGCATCCTAGTGGG GAGAGAGGTTTTCCCTGATGGGATTTTATATGCCTCACAGGAATCACATTATTCTGTTTTCAAAGCTGCTAGAATGTACAGAATGGAATGTGTGAAGATTAACACTCTTTGGTCTGGTGAGATTGATTGTGATGATTTTAAGGCCAAGCTTCTTTGTCACAAGGACAAGCCAGCAATTGTGAATGTGAACATAG GTACAACTGTGAAGGGAGCAGTGGATGACCTTGATCTGGTAATAAAGAAACTAGAAGAGGCAGGATTTTCACAAGACAGGTTCTATATCCATTGTGATGGGGCTTTGTTTGGTCTCATGCTGCCTTTTGTCAAACGT GCTCCAAAAATTTCATTCAAGAAACCAATTGGTAGTGTGAGTGTCTCAGGCCACAAATTCGTGGGGTGCCCCATGCCCTGTGGCGTGCAGATAACACGGTTGGAGCACGTCAACGCTCTTTCCAGAAACGTCGAATACCTGGCTTCAAGGGACGCCACAATCATGGGAAGCAGGAACGGGCACGCCCCCATATTCCTCTGGTACAGCCTCAACATGAAAGGCTACAGAGGCTTCCAGAAAGAGGTGCAAAAGTGTTTGAGGAATGCACACTACTTCAAAGATCGCCTTGTGGATGCTGGCATTGGAGCGATGCTGAATGAGCTCAGCAGCACCGTTGTGTTTGAGAGGCCTCACGATGAAGGGTTTGTGCACAAGTGGCAGCTTGCGTGCCAAGGAAACGTTGCACATGTTGTGGTGATGCCTAATGTCACCATTGAGAAACTTGATGATTTTCTCAATGAGCTTGTGCAGAAGCGTGCTGTGTGGTTTAGAGATGGGAACTGTCAACCCTATTGTATAGCTTCTGATGTAGGACAGGAAAATTGCCTCTGTGCTCTGCACAGGTAA
- the LOC100792053 gene encoding aspartate aminotransferase superfamily protein isoform X2, giving the protein MKQWPEDFSSMTIMRDHVTLTIGENGIGNGVVQNGTENGERKIVLGRNIHTTCLEVTEPDIDDEVTGEREAYMAGVLAKYKKSLTERTNYHLGYPYNLNFDYDALSQLQHFSINNLGDPFIESNYGVHSRQFEVGVLDWFARLWELEKDEYWGYITNCGTEGNLHGILVGREVFPDGILYASQESHYSVFKAARMYRMECVKINTLWSGEIDCDDFKAKLLCHKDKPAIVNVNIGTTVKGAVDDLDLVIKKLEEAGFSQDRFYIHCDGALFGLMLPFVKRAPKISFKKPIGSVSVSGHKFVGCPMPCGVQITRLEHVNALSRNVEYLASRDATIMGSRNGHAPIFLWYSLNMKGYRGFQKEVQKCLRNAHYFKDRLVDAGIGAMLNELSSTVVFERPHDEGFVHKWQLACQGNVAHVVVMPNVTIEKLDDFLNELVQKRAVWFRDGNCQPYCIASDVGQENCLCALHR; this is encoded by the exons ATGAAACAGTGGCCTGAAGATTTCAGTTCCATGACGATTATGAGAGATCATGTGACACTCACAATTGGAGAGAATGGCATTGGCAATGGGGTTGTTCAGAATGGTACAGAAAATGGAGAAAGAAAGATAGTGCTTGGAAGAAATATTCACACCACGTGCCTTGAAGTCACTGAGCCTGATATAGATGATGAGGTTACTGGGGAAAGGGAAGCTTATATGGCAGGCGTGTTGGCTAAATACAAAAAATCTCTGACTGAAAGGACCAACTATCATTTAG GATACccctataatttgaattttgactaTGATGCACTCTCTCAGCTTCAGCATTTTTCCATCAACAACCTGGGGGATCCCTTCATTGAAAGCAATTATGGTGTCCACTCTAGGCAGTTTGAGGTTGGTGTTTTGGACTGGTTCGCGCGGTTGTGGGAACTCGAGAAAGATGAGTATTGGGGCTATATAACAAACTGTGGCACAGAAGGCAATCTCCATGGCATCCTAGTGGG GAGAGAGGTTTTCCCTGATGGGATTTTATATGCCTCACAGGAATCACATTATTCTGTTTTCAAAGCTGCTAGAATGTACAGAATGGAATGTGTGAAGATTAACACTCTTTGGTCTGGTGAGATTGATTGTGATGATTTTAAGGCCAAGCTTCTTTGTCACAAGGACAAGCCAGCAATTGTGAATGTGAACATAG GTACAACTGTGAAGGGAGCAGTGGATGACCTTGATCTGGTAATAAAGAAACTAGAAGAGGCAGGATTTTCACAAGACAGGTTCTATATCCATTGTGATGGGGCTTTGTTTGGTCTCATGCTGCCTTTTGTCAAACGT GCTCCAAAAATTTCATTCAAGAAACCAATTGGTAGTGTGAGTGTCTCAGGCCACAAATTCGTGGGGTGCCCCATGCCCTGTGGCGTGCAGATAACACGGTTGGAGCACGTCAACGCTCTTTCCAGAAACGTCGAATACCTGGCTTCAAGGGACGCCACAATCATGGGAAGCAGGAACGGGCACGCCCCCATATTCCTCTGGTACAGCCTCAACATGAAAGGCTACAGAGGCTTCCAGAAAGAGGTGCAAAAGTGTTTGAGGAATGCACACTACTTCAAAGATCGCCTTGTGGATGCTGGCATTGGAGCGATGCTGAATGAGCTCAGCAGCACCGTTGTGTTTGAGAGGCCTCACGATGAAGGGTTTGTGCACAAGTGGCAGCTTGCGTGCCAAGGAAACGTTGCACATGTTGTGGTGATGCCTAATGTCACCATTGAGAAACTTGATGATTTTCTCAATGAGCTTGTGCAGAAGCGTGCTGTGTGGTTTAGAGATGGGAACTGTCAACCCTATTGTATAGCTTCTGATGTAGGACAGGAAAATTGCCTCTGTGCTCTGCACAGGTAA
- the LOC100792053 gene encoding aspartate aminotransferase superfamily protein isoform X3, whose protein sequence is MTIMRDHVTLTIGENGIGNGVVQNGTENGERKIVLGRNIHTTCLEVTEPDIDDEVTGEREAYMAGVLAKYKKSLTERTNYHLGYPYNLNFDYDALSQLQHFSINNLGDPFIESNYGVHSRQFEVGVLDWFARLWELEKDEYWGYITNCGTEGNLHGILVGREVFPDGILYASQESHYSVFKAARMYRMECVKINTLWSGEIDCDDFKAKLLCHKDKPAIVNVNIGTTVKGAVDDLDLVIKKLEEAGFSQDRFYIHCDGALFGLMLPFVKRAPKISFKKPIGSVSVSGHKFVGCPMPCGVQITRLEHVNALSRNVEYLASRDATIMGSRNGHAPIFLWYSLNMKGYRGFQKEVQKCLRNAHYFKDRLVDAGIGAMLNELSSTVVFERPHDEGFVHKWQLACQGNVAHVVVMPNVTIEKLDDFLNELVQKRAVWFRDGNCQPYCIASDVGQENCLCALHR, encoded by the exons ATGACGATTATGAGAGATCATGTGACACTCACAATTGGAGAGAATGGCATTGGCAATGGGGTTGTTCAGAATGGTACAGAAAATGGAGAAAGAAAGATAGTGCTTGGAAGAAATATTCACACCACGTGCCTTGAAGTCACTGAGCCTGATATAGATGATGAGGTTACTGGGGAAAGGGAAGCTTATATGGCAGGCGTGTTGGCTAAATACAAAAAATCTCTGACTGAAAGGACCAACTATCATTTAG GATACccctataatttgaattttgactaTGATGCACTCTCTCAGCTTCAGCATTTTTCCATCAACAACCTGGGGGATCCCTTCATTGAAAGCAATTATGGTGTCCACTCTAGGCAGTTTGAGGTTGGTGTTTTGGACTGGTTCGCGCGGTTGTGGGAACTCGAGAAAGATGAGTATTGGGGCTATATAACAAACTGTGGCACAGAAGGCAATCTCCATGGCATCCTAGTGGG GAGAGAGGTTTTCCCTGATGGGATTTTATATGCCTCACAGGAATCACATTATTCTGTTTTCAAAGCTGCTAGAATGTACAGAATGGAATGTGTGAAGATTAACACTCTTTGGTCTGGTGAGATTGATTGTGATGATTTTAAGGCCAAGCTTCTTTGTCACAAGGACAAGCCAGCAATTGTGAATGTGAACATAG GTACAACTGTGAAGGGAGCAGTGGATGACCTTGATCTGGTAATAAAGAAACTAGAAGAGGCAGGATTTTCACAAGACAGGTTCTATATCCATTGTGATGGGGCTTTGTTTGGTCTCATGCTGCCTTTTGTCAAACGT GCTCCAAAAATTTCATTCAAGAAACCAATTGGTAGTGTGAGTGTCTCAGGCCACAAATTCGTGGGGTGCCCCATGCCCTGTGGCGTGCAGATAACACGGTTGGAGCACGTCAACGCTCTTTCCAGAAACGTCGAATACCTGGCTTCAAGGGACGCCACAATCATGGGAAGCAGGAACGGGCACGCCCCCATATTCCTCTGGTACAGCCTCAACATGAAAGGCTACAGAGGCTTCCAGAAAGAGGTGCAAAAGTGTTTGAGGAATGCACACTACTTCAAAGATCGCCTTGTGGATGCTGGCATTGGAGCGATGCTGAATGAGCTCAGCAGCACCGTTGTGTTTGAGAGGCCTCACGATGAAGGGTTTGTGCACAAGTGGCAGCTTGCGTGCCAAGGAAACGTTGCACATGTTGTGGTGATGCCTAATGTCACCATTGAGAAACTTGATGATTTTCTCAATGAGCTTGTGCAGAAGCGTGCTGTGTGGTTTAGAGATGGGAACTGTCAACCCTATTGTATAGCTTCTGATGTAGGACAGGAAAATTGCCTCTGTGCTCTGCACAGGTAA
- the LOC100527608 gene encoding uncharacterized protein produces MGNCGSNPKTNEAVSEPVTEQVKVEQNEQTSEANVLETPENKSLGTLLNQKVEEEPKTEEVKAEPKPEEPQEEKSKAEEAKSEA; encoded by the exons ATGGGAAACTGTGGTAGCAATCCCAAGACCAATGAGGCAGTGTCTGAACCTGTGACCGAGCAGGTTAAGGTTGAGCAGAATGAGCAGACTAGTGAAGCAAATGTTCTTGAGACCCCCGAGAACAAGTCTCTAGGCACCTTGCTCAACCAG AAAGTAGAGGAGGAACCAAAGACAGAGGAAGTAAAGGCTGAACCCAAGCCAGAAGAGCCTCAAGAAGAGAAGTCCAAAGCAGAAGAAGCAAAGAGTGAGGCCTAA